From the Paludibacterium paludis genome, one window contains:
- a CDS encoding class I SAM-dependent methyltransferase, which produces MSDKYEVRPGQSVALLKELHILTRDGKMNQDSRRKLKQVYHLFQFIEPLLEERLADHPGVTLVDHGAGKSYLGFILYDLFFKEKAPDARLYGIETREELVERSRKLAEELGFPGMSFLNLSVAESTSSEQLPETIDIVTALHACNTATDDAIHFALAKKARHIVLVPCCQAEVAAALRKNKARQLARDVLTEIWRHPIHTREFGSHITNVLRCLQLEAHGYQVNVTELVGWEHSMKNELIIATGKGHPRRQAAEKLTRLLDMLGLEELSERFYVPSIA; this is translated from the coding sequence ATGTCTGACAAATATGAAGTACGCCCCGGCCAATCCGTTGCCCTGCTCAAAGAACTGCACATCCTGACCCGGGACGGGAAGATGAACCAGGATAGCCGACGCAAGCTCAAACAGGTTTATCACCTGTTCCAGTTCATCGAACCGCTGCTCGAGGAACGCCTGGCGGATCACCCCGGGGTCACCCTTGTCGACCATGGCGCGGGGAAATCCTATCTGGGCTTCATTCTCTACGATCTGTTCTTCAAGGAAAAAGCGCCCGACGCCCGCCTCTACGGCATCGAGACCCGCGAAGAACTCGTCGAACGCTCCCGGAAACTGGCTGAGGAACTGGGCTTTCCCGGCATGTCCTTCCTGAATCTGTCGGTCGCCGAATCGACCTCGTCGGAACAGTTGCCCGAAACCATCGACATCGTCACGGCCCTGCATGCCTGCAATACCGCGACGGACGATGCCATTCATTTCGCGCTGGCGAAAAAGGCCCGGCACATCGTGCTCGTACCCTGCTGTCAGGCCGAGGTCGCCGCCGCGCTGCGCAAGAACAAGGCGCGTCAGTTGGCCCGCGACGTGCTGACGGAAATCTGGCGCCATCCCATCCACACCCGCGAATTCGGCAGCCACATCACCAACGTGCTGCGCTGCCTGCAACTGGAGGCGCACGGTTACCAGGTCAATGTCACCGAGCTGGTGGGCTGGGAGCACTCGATGAAGAACGAATTGATCATCGCCACCGGCAAAGGCCATCCGCGCCGCCAGGCCGCGGAAAAGCTCACCCGGCTGCTCGACATGCTCGGGCTGGAAGAGCTGAGCGAACGGTTTTACGTGCCAAGCATCGCGTAA
- a CDS encoding amino acid permease, whose amino-acid sequence MSLMRKKSVQGMLAFSQRTQSLKKELGVFDLTMLGIGAIIGTGIFVLTGTGALIAGPGLMLSFVIGALACGFAALCYAEFASMLPVSGSTYTYAYATLGELIAWIIGWDLVLEYLLASSAVSVGWSGYFQNLLAGFGLTLPDALSAAYGARPGKATFFNLPAFAIAIGVTALLAFGIKESKRFNNVVVVIKVAVVLLFIALGVWHVKPANWHPVLPYGMTGVFHGAAIVFFSFLGFDAVTCAAEEVKNPERDIPRGVILSLSICSVLYVVVSAIMTGIVHFSGYAGVDHPVSKALEVAGLDWVAGVVNIGAIMGMTTVILVMTYGQTRIAFAMSRDGLLPKVFSEVNPKYQTPYKATWLIGAAIAALAGFVPLGTLAELVNIGTLAAFSLIAIAVIVLRKQQPDLPRKFHCPAVPWIPGLAVVFCVFLMGQLGALTWLCFVAWLLIGLVVYFGYSRKRAVLANEAA is encoded by the coding sequence ATGAGTTTGATGCGCAAAAAGAGCGTTCAGGGGATGCTTGCCTTCAGCCAGCGCACCCAGAGCCTCAAGAAAGAACTCGGGGTCTTCGACCTCACCATGCTCGGCATCGGCGCCATCATCGGCACCGGGATTTTCGTGCTCACGGGCACCGGCGCGCTGATCGCCGGCCCGGGACTGATGCTGTCGTTCGTGATCGGCGCGCTGGCCTGCGGTTTCGCCGCGCTGTGCTACGCCGAATTCGCCTCCATGCTGCCGGTATCCGGCTCCACTTACACTTACGCCTATGCGACGCTCGGCGAACTGATCGCCTGGATCATCGGCTGGGATCTCGTGCTCGAATACCTGCTGGCCTCCTCCGCCGTCTCGGTCGGCTGGTCCGGCTACTTTCAGAACCTGCTGGCCGGTTTCGGCCTGACCCTGCCCGATGCCTTATCGGCGGCCTACGGCGCGCGGCCGGGCAAGGCGACGTTCTTCAACCTGCCTGCCTTCGCGATCGCCATCGGCGTCACCGCCCTGCTGGCGTTCGGCATCAAGGAATCCAAGCGGTTCAACAACGTGGTGGTGGTCATCAAGGTGGCCGTTGTCCTGCTGTTCATCGCGCTTGGCGTATGGCACGTCAAGCCCGCCAACTGGCATCCCGTCCTGCCCTACGGCATGACCGGCGTGTTCCATGGCGCCGCCATCGTGTTCTTCAGCTTCCTCGGTTTCGACGCGGTGACCTGCGCGGCCGAAGAAGTGAAGAATCCAGAACGCGACATTCCGCGCGGCGTGATCCTGTCGCTGTCGATCTGTTCGGTGCTGTACGTGGTGGTCTCCGCGATCATGACGGGCATCGTTCACTTTTCCGGCTACGCCGGGGTCGACCACCCGGTATCCAAGGCGCTGGAAGTCGCCGGCCTCGACTGGGTCGCCGGCGTCGTCAATATCGGCGCGATCATGGGCATGACCACCGTTATCCTGGTGATGACCTACGGCCAAACCCGCATCGCCTTCGCCATGTCGCGCGACGGTCTGTTGCCCAAAGTGTTTTCCGAGGTGAACCCGAAATACCAGACGCCCTACAAGGCGACCTGGCTGATCGGCGCGGCCATCGCCGCGCTGGCCGGTTTCGTGCCGCTTGGCACGCTGGCGGAACTGGTGAATATCGGCACGCTCGCCGCGTTCAGCCTGATCGCCATCGCGGTGATCGTACTGCGCAAGCAGCAACCCGATCTGCCGCGCAAGTTCCACTGCCCGGCCGTACCCTGGATTCCGGGTCTTGCCGTGGTATTCTGCGTATTCCTGATGGGCCAGCTCGGGGCATTGACGTGGCTGTGCTTCGTCGCCTGGCTGCTCATCGGTCTGGTGGTTTACTTCGGCTACTCCCGCAAACGCGCGGTCCTGGCCAACGAAGCGGCCTGA
- a CDS encoding pilus assembly FimT family protein yields MAGRKAGGVTLPEMVVVVGILAVSALLALPGWGQLIARARVRAALDTSASLFRHARAVAMMRRQPVAVCPVLGDRHREIHGCRRDGRERRWRDGILVFVPDAGAEPDAYRTGQSLRYGFFDRNLVVRGPEAFMIGADGDVAGPPPTLRIADVSGHACGTVTLVSAGGVARCFGSACPGCSE; encoded by the coding sequence ATGGCGGGTCGCAAGGCCGGTGGCGTGACGTTGCCCGAAATGGTGGTGGTGGTCGGTATTCTGGCCGTGTCGGCCCTGCTGGCGCTGCCAGGGTGGGGGCAGTTGATTGCCCGGGCCCGGGTACGCGCTGCGCTGGATACCTCGGCCTCCCTGTTCCGCCACGCCAGAGCCGTGGCCATGATGCGCCGCCAGCCGGTCGCCGTGTGCCCGGTTCTGGGAGACCGGCACCGCGAAATTCACGGTTGCCGGCGCGACGGAAGGGAGAGGCGATGGAGAGACGGTATTTTGGTGTTTGTTCCGGACGCCGGTGCCGAGCCGGATGCGTATCGCACCGGCCAGTCCCTGCGATACGGTTTTTTCGACAGGAATCTGGTCGTGCGGGGGCCGGAGGCTTTCATGATAGGTGCGGACGGAGATGTCGCCGGACCGCCCCCGACATTGCGAATCGCGGATGTTTCGGGCCATGCCTGCGGCACCGTGACACTGGTTTCCGCTGGAGGGGTGGCTCGCTGCTTCGGATCCGCATGCCCGGGATGCTCCGAATGA
- a CDS encoding type IV pilin protein — protein MVLAASRSGGLSLLEVMVVLAMMATLLVAATASWRGPVAKVQQAEARSTLVRTAFFLERWYADHRGFTDEGIRWPPLPEDGTKHYRLVFEAQPGNVEPGKFRLYAYPRPGLAADPASWLVLDESAVVRLCQKINGRKQCQ, from the coding sequence ATGGTATTGGCAGCTTCGCGATCAGGCGGTCTGTCCTTGCTGGAAGTGATGGTGGTGCTCGCGATGATGGCCACGCTGCTTGTTGCGGCCACGGCAAGCTGGCGGGGCCCTGTTGCGAAAGTCCAGCAGGCCGAGGCAAGAAGCACGCTGGTGCGCACGGCATTCTTTCTGGAGCGCTGGTATGCGGATCATCGCGGATTTACCGATGAGGGCATTCGCTGGCCCCCTCTTCCCGAAGACGGAACGAAACATTACCGGCTGGTTTTCGAAGCGCAGCCGGGAAACGTCGAACCGGGTAAATTCCGGTTGTACGCCTACCCCAGGCCCGGCCTGGCCGCTGATCCGGCAAGCTGGCTGGTGCTTGACGAGTCGGCGGTGGTGCGCCTGTGTCAGAAAATCAATGGGCGCAAACAATGCCAATGA
- a CDS encoding aminoglycoside phosphotransferase family protein, producing MAWGMSQKSCAGTRIRLAEKSDMEACFAPLPRYSAHWKLTLEPSIQHMAHATIAFGGGRHGPVVLKVMHNTSDEYRSASALGHFQRCHRLLHGDLHHDNVLFDSSHGWLAIDPKGVIG from the coding sequence ATGGCATGGGGCATGAGTCAGAAAAGCTGTGCAGGCACTCGCATTCGTCTCGCAGAGAAAAGCGACATGGAAGCATGTTTTGCGCCATTGCCGCGTTATTCAGCGCACTGGAAACTGACGCTCGAGCCTAGCATCCAACACATGGCACACGCGACCATTGCATTCGGAGGTGGGCGCCACGGCCCCGTCGTCTTGAAGGTCATGCACAACACAAGTGACGAATACCGATCGGCATCGGCCCTGGGTCATTTCCAGCGATGTCATCGGCTCCTGCACGGGGATCTTCATCACGACAATGTTCTGTTTGATAGCTCGCACGGTTGGCTAGCCATCGATCCCAAAGGGGTCATCGGCTAG
- a CDS encoding integrase core domain-containing protein: MFIKVTSSGPRRYVQLVEAFRDEAGKPKQRTVATLGRLDQLGGELEFITPYTPEQNGMVERVIRSVKEPCVYRHRFESLTHASRVMADWISFYNNRRPYQALGMKTPARIYELAA, translated from the coding sequence ATTTTTATCAAAGTTACTTCTTCAGGTCCTCGCCGTTATGTCCAGTTGGTTGAGGCGTTTCGCGATGAGGCCGGCAAGCCCAAACAACGTACCGTGGCCACCCTCGGGAGACTGGATCAGCTTGGTGGCGAACTGGAGTTCATCACGCCGTATACGCCAGAACAAAACGGGATGGTTGAGCGTGTGATCCGGAGCGTGAAGGAGCCGTGTGTTTACCGACACCGCTTCGAAAGCCTGACGCACGCCAGTCGTGTCATGGCAGACTGGATTAGTTTCTACAACAACCGACGTCCCTACCAGGCATTGGGGATGAAGACGCCGGCCAGAATTTACGAATTAGCAGCCTGA
- a CDS encoding DHA2 family efflux MFS transporter permease subunit, with translation MNHPPLSGSRLVWITLALSMAVFMQVLDTTIANVALPTISGNLGAATSQGTWVITSFGVANAISIPLTGFLAKRFGEVKLFVAATALFVLTSWLCGMSGSLEMLILFRVLQGAVAGPLIPLSQSLLLACYPPEKKGMALALWSMTVIVAPIFGPILGGVISDNWHWGWIFFINVPVGILAAWIAYRELKDRETDIVRLPIDGVGLALLVVGVGCLQMMLDRGKELDWFNSTEVVVMAVVSAVALTYLVIWELAEKHPVVDLSLFRYRNFTVGTIGISIGYMLYFGTIVLLPLVLQTQMGYTATWAGLAAAPVGILPVLLSPVIGKFAHKVDMRALVTLSFAVFALCFFWRSTFNTDMDLAWVVWPQFVQGIGVACFFMPLTTIILSGLRPDQIAGASSLANFTRILAGSIGASASTTLWDRREAVHHETLTGHVDLFGAASREWFSLLSSFGIGQDKAAALAASQVTRQGYIMASNEIFWGAGILFIALIVLVWFAKPPFRPSGSDGGAH, from the coding sequence ATGAACCATCCTCCGCTCTCCGGCTCGCGCCTGGTGTGGATTACCCTGGCGCTGTCGATGGCGGTGTTCATGCAGGTGCTGGACACCACCATTGCCAACGTGGCGTTGCCGACGATTTCCGGCAATCTCGGGGCGGCGACGTCCCAGGGGACCTGGGTGATCACGTCGTTCGGAGTGGCCAACGCCATCTCGATCCCGCTGACGGGGTTTCTGGCCAAACGTTTTGGCGAAGTGAAACTGTTCGTGGCCGCGACGGCGCTGTTCGTCCTGACATCCTGGTTGTGCGGCATGTCGGGCAGCCTGGAAATGCTGATCCTGTTCCGTGTGCTGCAAGGCGCGGTGGCCGGTCCGCTGATTCCCCTCTCGCAAAGCCTGCTGCTGGCCTGCTATCCCCCGGAGAAAAAGGGCATGGCGCTGGCGCTGTGGTCGATGACCGTGATCGTTGCGCCGATTTTCGGGCCGATCCTCGGCGGCGTCATCAGCGACAACTGGCACTGGGGCTGGATTTTCTTTATCAACGTTCCGGTCGGCATTCTGGCCGCATGGATCGCCTACCGCGAACTCAAGGATAGGGAAACCGACATCGTCCGGCTGCCCATCGACGGGGTGGGACTCGCGCTTCTGGTCGTCGGCGTGGGTTGCCTGCAGATGATGCTCGACCGCGGCAAGGAGCTTGACTGGTTCAACTCCACGGAGGTGGTGGTGATGGCGGTCGTTTCCGCGGTCGCCCTGACCTACCTCGTCATCTGGGAACTGGCGGAAAAGCACCCGGTGGTCGATCTGTCCCTGTTCCGCTACCGCAACTTCACGGTCGGCACCATCGGTATCAGCATCGGCTACATGCTCTATTTCGGCACCATCGTGCTCCTGCCCCTGGTGCTGCAGACCCAGATGGGGTACACGGCCACCTGGGCCGGCCTCGCCGCCGCGCCGGTCGGCATCCTGCCCGTGCTGCTCTCCCCGGTGATCGGCAAATTCGCGCACAAGGTGGACATGCGCGCGCTGGTGACGCTGAGCTTCGCGGTGTTCGCGTTGTGCTTTTTCTGGCGCAGCACGTTCAACACCGACATGGATCTGGCCTGGGTGGTGTGGCCCCAGTTCGTTCAGGGCATCGGGGTGGCCTGCTTTTTCATGCCGCTGACGACCATCATTCTGTCGGGATTGCGTCCCGACCAGATCGCCGGCGCATCCAGTCTCGCCAATTTCACCCGCATCCTCGCGGGCAGCATCGGCGCATCGGCCAGCACCACGCTGTGGGACCGGCGCGAAGCGGTTCATCACGAGACGCTGACCGGCCATGTCGACCTGTTCGGCGCCGCCAGCCGCGAATGGTTTTCCCTGCTGTCGAGCTTCGGCATCGGCCAGGACAAGGCCGCCGCGCTGGCGGCAAGCCAGGTAACGCGACAAGGCTACATCATGGCGTCCAACGAGATTTTCTGGGGAGCCGGAATCCTGTTCATCGCCCTGATCGTGCTCGTCTGGTTCGCCAAGCCCCCGTTCCGCCCCAGCGGCAGCGACGGCGGTGCTCACTGA
- a CDS encoding efflux RND transporter periplasmic adaptor subunit has translation MDAQLKKAKGRKRNLIIASTLFAIAAIGYGAWWALVLRHQETTDDAYVAGHLMQLTPEISGTVTAVRADDTDRVSAGQTLVELDGNDTRLAFERARSDFIDAVRQTRQLMDNGQREAAQTALREAELAKAKSDLARRSTLAGTDAISTEELAHAKDAVAAASAALDAAREQRKATAALIGGDSVATHPAVLRAAARLKEAWLANERTRIKAPASGFVSRRSVQAGQHIAAGSPLMAIVPLESVWVDANFKEVQLAHIRIGQPVTLTADQYGSKVSYHGKVAGLSAGTGSAFSLLPAQNATGNWIKVVQRLPVRIELDPAELKTHPLRVGLSMAVEIDTRDQNGKTLADGTSPRSAQVSATANRDLAPVDAMIAKLLAENGAGKAQ, from the coding sequence ATGGATGCCCAACTGAAAAAGGCCAAAGGCCGCAAACGCAATCTGATCATCGCCTCCACCCTGTTCGCCATCGCCGCTATCGGTTACGGCGCATGGTGGGCGCTGGTGCTGCGCCATCAGGAAACCACGGACGACGCCTACGTGGCGGGCCACCTGATGCAGCTGACCCCGGAAATCTCCGGCACGGTCACCGCCGTCAGGGCCGACGACACCGACCGGGTCAGCGCGGGACAAACGCTGGTGGAACTGGACGGCAACGATACCCGGCTGGCGTTCGAACGCGCCAGAAGCGATTTCATCGACGCGGTGCGGCAAACCCGCCAGTTGATGGACAACGGACAGCGCGAGGCCGCTCAGACCGCCCTGCGCGAAGCGGAACTGGCCAAGGCGAAAAGCGACCTCGCCCGGCGCAGCACGCTTGCCGGCACGGACGCCATTTCGACCGAAGAACTGGCCCACGCCAAGGATGCGGTAGCGGCCGCCAGCGCGGCGCTGGACGCCGCCCGTGAGCAACGCAAGGCAACTGCGGCGCTGATCGGAGGAGACAGTGTCGCCACCCACCCCGCCGTGCTGCGCGCCGCCGCGCGGCTCAAGGAGGCCTGGCTCGCCAACGAACGGACCCGCATCAAGGCACCGGCCAGCGGCTTTGTATCGCGCCGCAGCGTTCAGGCCGGCCAGCATATCGCCGCCGGTTCCCCGCTGATGGCGATCGTGCCGCTCGAATCGGTCTGGGTCGACGCCAATTTCAAGGAAGTCCAGCTCGCCCATATCCGTATCGGCCAACCGGTGACGCTCACGGCCGATCAGTACGGCAGCAAGGTCAGCTATCACGGCAAGGTCGCCGGTCTTTCCGCCGGCACGGGCAGCGCGTTCTCGCTGCTGCCGGCCCAGAATGCCACGGGCAACTGGATCAAGGTCGTGCAGCGTCTGCCGGTGCGGATCGAGCTTGATCCCGCCGAACTGAAAACCCATCCGTTGCGCGTCGGCCTGTCGATGGCGGTGGAAATCGACACACGCGATCAAAACGGCAAGACATTGGCGGACGGCACCAGTCCCCGGTCGGCCCAGGTTTCCGCCACCGCCAACCGGGATCTGGCTCCGGTCGATGCGATGATCGCCAAGCTGCTGGCTGAAAACGGCGCCGGCAAGGCCCAGTAA
- a CDS encoding efflux transporter outer membrane subunit, whose translation MKRLIRQGLPLALLGALLAGCATPDKASRSPGMLDAGSLSLADSPGLPATESWWTTLNDPQLNALVRDAFEHSPTLDMALARLDRARAEAGIARSDEGPKIDAGVSADRQRYSRYGLLPEPIGNNYFTTYSLALKGSWDLDLWGRRRAELDAALGKARAAQLDTAEARRAIARAVVAQYTALQRLQTRRTLIDERLQTLRQRQDLTRDRVRAGLVSADALATLATARSQFEQQANDLSHEMNTARHALAELAGKPPGALDGMTAAAPLAPPALPRAGLTANLLGRRPDILARKAEVEAAGAATQAARAAFYPDLSLTAFIGLSSLETGTWMKGDARTMGVTPALTLPIFHSGELKSNLAREEAGRDMAIASYNRTVLAALKEAADALSQTDTAERRLTETAQALQSARQTRNAAQARFKAGLSNRLALLDAIDTELEQASRHTDAIALARLAQADLHTALGGGFATRAPSQGQH comes from the coding sequence ATGAAACGCCTGATCAGGCAGGGCCTCCCCCTCGCCCTGCTGGGCGCCCTGCTCGCCGGCTGCGCCACGCCGGACAAGGCTTCCCGCTCCCCCGGCATGCTCGATGCCGGATCGCTGTCCCTGGCGGACAGCCCGGGCCTGCCCGCCACGGAAAGCTGGTGGACAACCCTGAACGATCCGCAACTGAACGCGCTGGTCCGGGATGCCTTCGAGCACTCCCCGACACTCGACATGGCGCTGGCCCGTCTTGATCGTGCCCGCGCCGAAGCGGGCATCGCGCGCAGCGACGAAGGCCCGAAAATCGACGCGGGGGTCTCAGCCGACCGCCAGCGCTATTCGCGCTACGGCCTGCTCCCCGAACCGATTGGCAACAACTATTTCACAACCTACTCGCTGGCGCTCAAGGGCAGCTGGGATCTGGACCTGTGGGGCCGCCGCCGCGCCGAGCTGGACGCGGCGCTGGGCAAGGCCCGGGCGGCGCAACTGGACACCGCCGAGGCCAGACGGGCGATTGCGCGCGCGGTGGTCGCCCAGTACACCGCCCTGCAACGCCTCCAGACACGCCGCACCCTGATCGATGAACGGCTGCAGACGCTGCGCCAACGCCAGGATCTGACACGGGACCGCGTACGGGCGGGACTCGTCAGCGCGGATGCCCTGGCCACCCTGGCGACCGCGCGCTCTCAGTTCGAGCAGCAGGCCAACGACCTGTCCCACGAGATGAATACCGCCCGCCATGCGCTGGCCGAGCTCGCGGGCAAGCCGCCCGGCGCGCTCGATGGCATGACCGCGGCCGCGCCACTGGCGCCTCCCGCGCTGCCCCGAGCGGGCCTGACCGCCAATCTGCTCGGCCGCAGGCCCGATATCCTGGCGCGCAAGGCCGAGGTGGAAGCGGCCGGCGCCGCGACACAGGCCGCGCGGGCCGCGTTCTATCCGGATCTGTCGCTGACCGCTTTCATCGGTCTTTCGTCGCTGGAAACCGGAACCTGGATGAAAGGCGACGCCCGCACCATGGGTGTCACGCCCGCGCTGACCTTGCCGATTTTCCATTCGGGTGAATTGAAGTCCAACCTCGCCCGCGAAGAAGCCGGCCGTGACATGGCGATCGCCTCCTACAACCGCACGGTGCTCGCCGCGCTCAAGGAAGCGGCCGATGCCCTGTCGCAGACCGATACCGCCGAGCGTCGCCTCACGGAAACCGCCCAGGCGCTGCAGAGCGCCCGCCAGACCCGGAACGCCGCCCAAGCGCGGTTCAAAGCCGGCCTCAGCAACCGGCTCGCCCTGCTTGACGCCATCGACACCGAACTGGAACAGGCCAGCCGCCACACCGACGCCATCGCGCTTGCCCGCCTGGCGCAGGCCGATCTGCACACGGCGCTGGGGGGCGGATTCGCCACCCGCGCTCCGTCACAAGGACAGCACTAA
- a CDS encoding MarR family transcriptional regulator yields MNKSFQILEDAIERIDRRFPGVPRQEVLLTRLTLHLQQRLSCHLNEALKPWGINETVWMSLLGMYASEDGSLNPSDLSDMLDSSRTNATRVSDEMVRHGWVERIACPDDRRKIVLRLTKQGIAFIETLLPISRDAQKRLWEDYSSEEKLEMERLMRKLLTSIGG; encoded by the coding sequence ATGAACAAATCCTTCCAAATTCTCGAAGACGCCATCGAGCGCATCGACCGGCGCTTTCCCGGCGTTCCCCGCCAGGAAGTCCTGCTCACCCGGCTGACCCTGCATTTGCAGCAGCGGCTGAGCTGCCATCTGAACGAGGCGCTCAAACCATGGGGCATCAACGAGACGGTCTGGATGTCCCTGCTGGGCATGTATGCCTCCGAGGACGGTTCGCTCAACCCATCCGATCTGAGCGACATGCTCGACTCCTCGCGCACCAATGCGACCCGGGTGTCGGACGAGATGGTCCGTCATGGCTGGGTCGAGCGCATCGCCTGTCCGGATGACCGGCGCAAGATCGTACTGCGTCTGACGAAGCAGGGCATTGCCTTCATCGAGACGTTGCTGCCGATTTCCCGCGATGCTCAAAAACGGCTGTGGGAAGACTACTCCTCCGAGGAAAAGCTGGAAATGGAACGACTGATGCGCAAACTGCTGACCTCGATCGGCGGATGA
- the arsC gene encoding arsenate reductase (glutaredoxin) (This arsenate reductase requires both glutathione and glutaredoxin to convert arsenate to arsenite, after which the efflux transporter formed by ArsA and ArsB can extrude the arsenite from the cell, providing resistance.) encodes MIRFYHNPRCSKSREALRLLEDARAPLQVVDYLKTPPDEAELGRILDLLGIEPRDLMRRKEEEYAALHLDDVTLERRHLIAAMIQHPRLIERPIAVTDRAAVIGRPPENVLQLLAD; translated from the coding sequence ATGATCCGTTTTTATCACAATCCGCGCTGCTCGAAATCGCGAGAAGCATTGCGTTTGCTCGAGGACGCGAGAGCGCCGCTGCAAGTTGTCGACTATCTGAAGACGCCGCCCGACGAGGCGGAACTCGGACGTATCCTGGACTTGCTCGGCATTGAGCCGCGCGATCTGATGCGTCGCAAGGAGGAAGAATACGCCGCCCTGCACCTTGACGACGTAACACTGGAGCGCCGCCACCTGATCGCCGCCATGATCCAGCACCCCCGCCTGATCGAGCGCCCCATCGCCGTGACCGATCGCGCCGCCGTGATCGGCCGCCCGCCGGAAAACGTATTGCAACTGCTGGCGGATTAA
- a CDS encoding multidrug effflux MFS transporter, with translation MMSTRHHPAVFSMSATPSRHSMRLAFLLAALSTIGPFSIDTFLPAMPAIGAALQVSPMQMQQALSVYLLCFSVMMLWHGPVSDAVGRRPVLLVTCFLFGVASLGCALATSLPQLLLFRALQGLCGGAGGVVGRAIIRDSFDGVAAQKLMSHVTMLFSLSPAIAPVVGGFLFGHFGWHSIFLFMAAVGFFLFLFTLLGFTESHPAQRRQKLDAAGLASNYWIIGRQPRFLLLTAAIAFNFAGFFLYIPSAPVFVMRHLGLAHDQFLWLFGPSVCGIMTGAYWSGRMAGRRSARQIVSLGYALMAFGALFNVLHAGFMAPSLPWSVLPLMIYNTGMSLASPSIMIGLMDQFPSLRGTASSLQGFSQTLLSSLVAGLFAPLLWDSPLTLALGMSGFLLFGFLSHTAYRRLASPAAGF, from the coding sequence ATGATGAGCACCCGTCACCATCCGGCTGTTTTTTCCATGTCCGCCACCCCATCCCGCCATTCCATGCGGCTGGCCTTTCTTTTGGCCGCGCTGTCGACCATAGGACCGTTCTCGATCGATACCTTCCTGCCGGCCATGCCGGCCATCGGCGCCGCGCTGCAGGTGTCGCCGATGCAGATGCAGCAGGCGTTGTCGGTTTACCTGCTGTGTTTCTCGGTGATGATGCTCTGGCACGGCCCGGTGTCGGATGCCGTGGGCCGACGGCCGGTGCTGCTGGTGACGTGCTTTCTTTTCGGGGTGGCCTCGCTCGGATGCGCGCTGGCCACGTCCTTGCCGCAACTCTTGCTGTTCAGGGCGTTGCAGGGGCTGTGCGGCGGAGCCGGCGGCGTGGTCGGCCGGGCCATTATCCGCGACTCGTTCGACGGTGTGGCGGCCCAGAAACTGATGTCGCATGTGACCATGCTGTTTTCCCTGTCGCCGGCCATCGCGCCGGTGGTGGGCGGTTTTCTGTTCGGCCATTTCGGCTGGCACTCGATCTTCCTGTTCATGGCCGCGGTAGGATTCTTCCTGTTTCTGTTCACACTCCTCGGTTTTACCGAATCGCACCCCGCCCAGCGGCGCCAGAAACTCGATGCGGCGGGATTGGCGTCCAATTACTGGATCATCGGTCGGCAACCGCGTTTCTTGCTGCTCACAGCGGCCATCGCCTTCAATTTCGCCGGTTTTTTCCTGTATATCCCGTCCGCGCCGGTATTCGTGATGCGCCATCTGGGGCTCGCGCACGACCAGTTCCTCTGGCTGTTCGGCCCTTCCGTGTGCGGCATCATGACCGGCGCTTATTGGTCGGGGCGAATGGCTGGGCGGCGCTCGGCGCGCCAGATCGTTTCCCTGGGGTACGCGCTGATGGCGTTCGGCGCGCTCTTCAATGTGCTGCACGCCGGCTTCATGGCGCCCTCGCTGCCGTGGAGCGTGCTGCCGTTGATGATTTACAACACGGGAATGTCGCTCGCCTCGCCATCCATCATGATCGGTCTGATGGACCAGTTTCCTTCCTTGCGCGGCACGGCTTCGTCGCTGCAAGGCTTCAGCCAGACATTGCTGTCCAGCCTTGTCGCCGGCCTGTTCGCGCCGTTGCTGTGGGACAGTCCGTTGACTCTGGCGCTGGGGATGTCTGGCTTTCTGTTGTTCGGTTTTCTTTCCCACACGGCCTATCGCCGGTTGGCGAGTCCCGCCGCCGGCTTCTGA